A window of Cellulomonas wangleii genomic DNA:
GCCCGGTGCCCGCGTCACCGTCACGGGCGTCGTGGGGTACTCGGGGACCACGCAGGTGCGCCGCAGCCAGACGTTCACCACCGACGCGTCGGGCGAGGTGCTCGTCTGCACGGCCGCGACCGCCGCCTGCGCCGGTCTGCCGGTGCTGGCGCTGGTGTCCGGGCAGGTCGACATCGCGGTCCAGGCCGACGGGTTCGACGCGCAACGCCTCGGCGCGGTCGAGCTGGGCGCGGTGGACCGGGTGGTCCTGACCCCGTCGTACCAGCTGCTCGACGCGTCGGTCCTGCTGGTCCCCGCCGTCGCCGCCGTGCCGGACCTGGCCCTCGAGCTGGTGTCCGCGCCGCCCGGCACGGGCACCGTGCGTCTCACGCCGGCGGCCACCGGCACGGCCACGACCCACGGCGAGGTGCCCGACGCGCGACCCGCGACGCGCGTGGCCCTGACGTTCGTCGACACCGCGATCGGCGTCGAGAACCGCATCCGCCCCGGCACGTACCGCTTCGCGCTGCGCGCCCCGGGGTGGAGCACGCCCACCGCGACCACCGAGGTCGTCGTCGACGTGCCCTACCGCACCACGGGCACGGCGGGCACGACGCGCTCGCAGACCGTGCTGCTGCGCGACGGCGGTGTGCGCGTCACCCTCGCCCCCGACGGGGCCGCGCCGCTGGCCGCCGCCCGCGTCACGCTGTCCGCCGGCGGGGCCGTGGTCGCGCAGCGGGACGTCACGGGCACGCCCGTGGTCGACCTGGGCGCCCTGCCCGTGGGGGCGTACGACCTGCAGGTCGTGGCCGCCGGGTTCCGCACGCCCGCACCCGTGGGCGTCGAGGTCGGTGCGGGGTCCGTCGCGACGCCGTCCGTGCCGCTCGCTGGCCTGGGCCGCATCCACGGCACGGTGTCCACCCGCCTGGGTGCGGGCTGGACGGTCGCGCTGCCGGGGGCCGAGGTGCGCGCGGTGGGCCCCGCGGACGGCACCGGGTCCGGCGACGTCACGTTCACGGCACGGTCCGACGGTTCGGGCGCGTTCACGCTGGTGGGCGACCTGGACCGCGAGGGCCTGTGGGACGGCGACTGGGACGTCACCGCCTCGGCGGACGCCCACACCGCTGCCACGGTCCGGGCCGTCGTCGCACCGGGCGCGACGACCTCGCACGTGGAGCTCGACCCGCTCGGCTCGACCCTCACCGTGCGCGTCACCGACGCCGCGGGTGCCGCCGTGACGTCGGGTCTGAGCGTGCGCCTGGCGTACTCCGACCACGCCGTGACGATCGCACCGCCCACGGTGGAGGACGACGAGTTCGTGTTCAGCGGCCTGCTGCCGCTCACGTACACGCTGTGGGTGGTGCCCTCGACCAGCGAGTACACGACCGTCAGCACGCGCGTGACCGTCGGCCCGGGGCAGCCGGGGCGCGTCGAGGTGCCGCTGGCGACCCCCACGGGTGCGGTGCAGGGCCAGGTCACGCAGGAGGCCGCCGACGGGTCGTCCGGCGCGCTGCCGGGCGTCACCGTGACGGCGACGCCGCAGGGCAGCACCGACGGGGTCTCCGTCACGACCGACGCCGACGGGCGCTACCTGCTCAGCGGGCTGGGCGGCGGCACGTACGCGCTGACGTTCACCGCGTCCGGGACCACCCTCACGCGCGGTGTGCAGGTCGTGCCCGGGCAGGGCACCGTGCTGGACGTGACGTTCCCGCTGACACGGCACGCGGTGACGGTGCAGCTCACGTCGAGCATCGGGGCGGACCTGACCGGTGGCCTCGTGACGCTGACGTCGGGCACCGGGACGGTGCTCGGGCCGCAGTCGGTCGCGCGGTCCGGCACGCGGCACGTGACGACGTTCCCGCAGGTGCCGCCCGGCACGTGGACCGTGCGCGCCGCGGGCCCCGCCGGGCACCTGGCGACGGTGCAGCAGACGGTCCAGGTGTCCGGTCCGACCACCCTGCCGCTGGAGCTGCGCGAGGTCGAGCTGCGGCTGCGCGCGACGGGCGGGGCGCCCGCGGTGGACGTCACGATCGCGCCGACCGGCGGCACCCCGGTGGACGTGCGTCTGCTCGACGGCGCGAGCGACTCCGTGCTGTACGTGCCCGGGTCCACCGGCGGACCGGCCGCCGCGCTCACCGCGACGACGAGCGCCGGGTGGCGGGTCGCGCTGTCGCAGGCGACGGTGCCCGCCGGTGCGACGCAGCTGCTGGTCACCGCGACCACCACGCCCGTGCCCGCGGTGACCACGGTGTCCGCGCGGACGTCCGGACCGGTCGAGGTCGGCGCCGACCTGACCGTGACGGTCACCGTGACCACCGCCTCCGGCACACCGGCCGGGCAGGTGCAGGTCGGCGTCGGGTCCCCGACCGTGTGGGGTGCCGCCGTCCCCCTCGCCGGCGGGACCGCCGCCGTCCGCGTTCCGACGACCGGCTGGTCGCCGGGGAGCACCACGCTGGCGGTCCGCTACGTGCCCGCGTCGACGACGACGTGGGCGCCGTCGAGCACGACCGTGGGCGTGCAGGTGCAGCCCGCGGCGGTCGTCCCGGGACCGGGCGGCGGGGGCACCCCGGGGGGCGACCAGGGGGGCGGCCAGGGCGGCACTGCCCTCGTCGACGGGTGAGCCGCACCGTGGGAGAGGATGGGGCGCACGCGTGGCACCACGCGTCGCGCCGCACGGCCGAGAAGGACTGACACGTGATCGAGATCCTCAGCCCCTCCGAGGTGTCCCGTGCCCGGGACACGGGAGCCCTGGTCGCCGAGATCCTGCAGACGCTGCGCCGCCGCGCCACGGTCGGCACCAACCTGCTGGAGATCGACCGGTGGGCGCAGCAGATGATCGTCGACGCCGGTGCGCAGTCCTGCTACGTCGACTACGCGCCGTCGTTCGGCCGCGGCCCGTTCGGCCACTACATCTGCACGGCCGTCAACGACGCCGTCCTGCACGGCCTGCCGCACGACTACGCGCTGCGCGACGGGGACCTGCTGACGCTCGACCTGGCGGTGTCGCTGCGCGGGATCGCCGCGGACTCCGCGATCAGCTTCGTCGTGGGCACGCCGCGCGACCCCGCCGACGTCGCGCTCATCGAGACGACCGAGCGCGCGCTGGCCGCCGCCATCGCCGCCGCGCGGCCCGGGGCCCGCGTCGGTGACCTCTCGCACGCCATCGGCACCGTGCTCACCGACGCCGGGTACCCCGTCAACACCGAGTTCGGTGGGCACGGCATCGGCACGACCATGCACCAGGACCCGCACGTGCCCAACACCGGCCGTCCCGGCCGTGGCTACCCGCTGCGTCCCGGCCTGCTGCTCGCCCTCGAGCCGTGGGTCATGGCGGACACGGACCGGCTCGTCACGGACCCCGACGGCTGGACGCTGCGCAGCGCGACGGGCTGCCGCACCGCGCACAGCGAGCACACCGTGGCGATCACGCAGGACGGCGCGGAGATCCTCACGCTCCCGCGCTGAGGCCGCCCCGCCGCCCTCGCCGTCCCGACGGGCTGCGGCGAGGTCCCGACGGTCAGCCGAGCAGCAGCATCGCCGCCACGAACGCCGCACCGGCACCCAGCAGGCCGGACACCAGCGCGACCACCCACGTGCGGGGGTGCCCGCACGGCACCGGCACGGGCACCTCGACCACCACGGGCGCGGGCTCCGGCGCCGGGGGCGGCGGCAGCAGCAGCGGCGCCTGCGGCGGCGTCAGGTCCCCGCCGCACCGCACGCACGGACCGCGCGTGTGCCCGTTGTGCTCCCCGCAGCCGTGGCAGACGACGACGACGTCCGCGACCTCGCCCTCGACGCCGGGCGACCGGCGCACGGCGCCCGGGTCGGTGTCCCCGTGGGGCGCCCCCGCGCCGCCACGGTCGGCCCAGAACAGCGGGAAGTCGCACTGCGGGCAGAACCCGGACGCGTCACGGCGCAGCAGGTCCAGCGCCGTGCGTGTGCCGCACTCGGGGCACACGGTCAGGGTGCCTCCCGCCGCACCCGCACGCGCCGGCAGCACCGGCTCACGGACCACCTCGGTCATCGGGACCCCTCCTCGGGTCGCGGCCACACCGTGCGACCGCCCACCACCAGCTCGACCCGCACGTGCGCCGGCACCTCGGCACGCACCAGCTCGACCAGCTCGTCCTGCGTCAACCGCCCCGGGGTGGTGGCCTCGAGCCGCACCCACGCGGTGTCGTCGTCCGGCTCCTCGCCCAGCGGGTGCACACCACCGCCGTCCACGACCCGCGCCGGCCCGCCGGTGTACCCCTCCAGCAGCAGGCGCAGCCCGTGGGCCGTCCCCCGCCACGGCAGCGCGGCCGCGCCGGCGACGAGCAGGTCGCGCTGCAGGTCGTCGGGGAGGTCCGCGTCCAGACCGGGCAGGCCGATCCAGCGGGCCAGGTACCGGACCATCTCCGGCGGCGCGAGCCGCGGGTCCGCGAGGTGCGGCAGGGAGTCCGGGTGGGCGAGCAGCGTCTCCGCCTCGGCCTGGAAGATCCGCACGAAGCGCGCGAAGAAGTCCTCCGCGACCATCCCGCCGGGGAGCTGCGCCAGCAGCCAGTCGTCAGCGCGTCCCACGGTCCACCCCCGCCGTCGTCGGCACCGCCGTCGTCAGCACCGCCGTCATCGCACGACCACGCGGTGCCCGGCGGACAGCAGCAGCGTGTCCGCGTCGATCGTCAGGGACTCCCGTCCCTCGCCGACGCGCCGCCCGTTGCGCAGGTCGTACCCGAACAGCGTGACCTCGTCGACGCCGAGGACGCCGTCGACGCCCTCGACGACCTGCGCGACAGCCGTCGCGGTGAGCGTCTGGCCGAACGGCCAACCGGTGCCCTGCGGACCACCGACCAGGGGGTGCACGAACCGCGTGAGCGCCTCGACGACGCGCTCGCGCACGGCCTGCGCGGGCCGCCCGGGGACCGCCCGGACCAGCGCCGCGACGGACACCCCGTGGTAGTACGGCGCCCCCAGCCCCACCGAGACCCCCACGGTCCGGCGCCGGTCCAGCTCGGCGGCGACGGTGTCGAGCAGCCGCGGGGAGAGCACGAAGTCGTCGATCGTGTGGCTGCGCGGGTCCGTGCGCACCTGCGGCACGAGCAGCACGTGCACCGGTCGCACCGGCCCGTCGGGAGGCACGACCAGGCACCGGGCCCGCGCGACCTCGACGGACGCCTGCCGGACCACCTGCTCGAAGTCCGACGCCGTGACCGCACGCTGCCCCGCGCGCAGCGCCAGCGGCCCGCGCACCTTGGCCTCCTCGACCGTCTCGGCGTCGACGCCACCCGTGGCCGGGACCAGGTTGGTGACCGAGCGCACCGACGGCAGCGCGGTGCGCAGCGACGTCAGCGTGCGGGCACCGACGTTGCCGCGCGACCCGCCGCCGGTCCGGTAGCCGGTGACGCGCACCTGCGCACCGTCCGGCGGGACGGCGCCGTGCCGGCGCGTGCGGCCGTCGGGCTGGCGGACGGCGGGGCCGAAGCGCACCTCACCCGTCGCGGAGTCCCACACGACGTGCCGGTCGTCCGGGCCGGAGGCGGAGAAGTCGGGGACCTCGTCCCACTCGGTCGCGCCGGTGCGGTCCACGACGACCACGCGCTCGTCCGGGCGCCGCGTGGCGACCGGTGCGGCGGACACCGCGAACCGCTGGCCCGGGCGCCCGTCGGACCGCCCCAGCACCTCGGCCGGCATCGCCTGCGCGTGCTCCGCGGGCACGCCGACGCCGACCGTGCGCACCTGCACGGAGCCCACGTGCGGGGACGCCTGGTACGCGGGGCGGCCGTCGGCGCGGTCGAGCAGCCGCGCCCGCAGCCAGTACGCGGTCGTGCCGCCGATCGTCAGGGGCGCGTGCCGGTCGCCGACCAGCAGCGTGACGGTGCCGTCGCGGTTGAGCCCGCCCGTGGTGTCGTCGTCCACGACCGTGGGCACCCACGCCTCACCGCTCCACACCTCCCACGCCAGGGGCGGCCGGGTCGGGTCCACGCCGATGCCCTCGGCGTGCGCGGTGACGTCCAGGCGCAGCACCAGGTCCGCGAGCGGGCCGGTGCAGCCCAGGTACAGCGCGTCGCCGTCGCGGATCGGTGACGACGGGAAGCAGCGCACGGACTCGCCGGGCACCTGCAGCGCCTCCCACGCGTCGGTGGACGCGGCGCCGTCGGGCCCGGCCGTCCGCGCCGCGACCAGCACGGGCGGGACCGCGACGGCCTCGGCGGACGTCGCGAACACCACGGCGTCCTGGCCCCCCACCGTCACGGTCGACACCGTGGTGCCCGCGGGCACCACCACGGGCTCGGTGGCCGGTGCGGCCAGCAGGAACGTCAGCCGCGTGCGCGCCACCGACGGGGGGAACGGCTCGACGCCGACGAGCTCCAGGAAGTGCGCGTACATGCGGTCCGGCACCTGGTTGACGCGGTACAGCACCATCTCCCCGACCCACGCGAAGAGCTCGACGAGCGCGACGCCGGGGTCCGACAGGTTGTGGTTGGTCCACTCGGGCGTGAAGCGCGGGATGAGGCGCTTGGTCTCGTCGACGATGTCCTGGAACCGGCGGTCGTCGAGGTTCGGCGGGTCGAGCGGCGGCATGTCAGGAGTCCTCGCGGGGGATCACGTAGAAGGGGAAGACCAGGTTGCGGCGGTCGTTGGTGGACCGGACGCGGTAGTCGATCTGGATGTGGAGCAGGCCGGACTCGCCGGGGTCCTGCACGGGACGCACGTCCTCGACGTCGACCCGCGGCTCCCACTGGGCCAGCGCGTCGCGCACGGCCTGGCGCACCAGCCCGACGAGGTTCGGGGTGATCGGCTCGAAGAGCAGGTCCCAGATGCGGCAGCCGAACGCGGGGCGCATGAGGCGCTCGCCGGGGGCGGTGAGCAGGACGACACGCATGGCGTCCTCGACGTCACCGGTCCCGTCGGTCATGGCGATCGACCCGGTGTGGTCGACCGCGAAGGGCCAGGCGAAGCCGCGGCCGACGAAGTCCGCGGCCGCCGTCATGCGCGCCGACGGGTGCTGGAGGTCGCTCATCAGTTGATCGCCACCGGGTTGCCCACGACCTTCGTCGGCCCCGACGCGGAGACCTCGGCGGTGCCGCTGGCCTTGAGCGCGACCTGCGCGCCCGTGACCTCGACCTTGGCGGTGCCCTCGATCCTCACGGTCGTGCCCTTCAGCCGCAGCTCGTTGTCCGCCTGCACCGCGACGTCGGTGCCGCGCACGGTGACCTTGCCCGTGCCGTCCAGCTCGATCGACGACGACCCGGCGACGATGCGCAGCGGGACCTGCCCCACCTCGAGGACCGCCCGCTGCTGCGAGATCCGCAGCCCGTGACCGGCGGCGCCCAGCGCGAGCTCGACGTACGCGTCGTCACCCGACTCGCCGTCGCCCAGGACGAGGCGCTGACCGTGGCGCGAGTGCAGGGCCCGCACGCGCGGACCACCCTGGGCGCGCACGGTCTGCGGCGGCAGCGCCTGCGCGGAGTGCAGCCCGCCCAGCACGACCGGCCGGCTGACGTCGCCGCCCTCGAACGCGACGAGCACCTCGTCCCCCGGCTCGTGCTGCAGGACCATGCCGCCCGCGCTGCCGCCGCCGGGCGCGAGCACGCGGGCCCAGTCGGACGACGTGCGGTCCGACGCGGTCACGAACGTGACGCGCACGCGACCCAGGCGGTCCGGGTCGTCGGTGCTGTTGACGGTCGCGACGACGAGCCCGGTGTGCCGCGCGGACCGCACGGCCCGCTCCCCCGTGGCGCCGCCCAGGCGGACCGGCTCACGGTCGCCCGCGACGAACGTCGTGCGCGAGGCGCGACCGTCGAACCGGTGCTCGACCTCCTGCACGTAGTACGTGCCGTCGAGGGGGCCGCCCTCGACGACCTCGACCTCGCCACCGGGCACGACCTCGGGCAGCAGCGGGCCGCGCCCCTGCGCCTCGACGCGGCCGTGCCGGGCGGCCACGGCCTGCGCGCGCACCCGCGCCTCCTCGGCGGAACGCACCTGCAGCCCGCCGACCTGGATCTGCGGCGTGGCGCCCCCGGCGTCCACCCGGGCGGTGAACCCGGCGCGCGGCGCCGGTGCGTCGGCGGTGGCGCGCACGGACGTCGTGGTCGCGGCGTCCCAGCCCTGCACGACGTACGTCGCGTCGGGACGTCCCACCTGGCGCGCGGACAGCTCCTCGAGGTCCACGCCGACCGTCAGGCGCGGGCGGCGCGACCCGGACGCGGTGCCGTCGGCCCGCCGCCACACGCGCAGCGTCGTGCCGTCGACCACCCAGTCGAGCCCGGAGGCGACCGCGAGCTCGTCGACCAGCCCGAGCGGCGAGTCCGCCTGCAGGTGCCACGGCTCGGTGCGCGCGACCGGCCAGCCCTGGACGGTCAGACGGGCCGCGCGGGCCAGCTCGGCGACCACCTGGGAGGCGTCGACGTTGGCGCGCGCCACCACCCCCGCGTCGGTGGTCAGCGCGTACGCGCCGTCGTGGGCCGTGACGGTGGTGGTGCTGCCGCGGTCGTCCGCGCGGGTGCCCAGCGCCGTGACGGTCCCGGTGAACAGGGCCGTGCCGTCGACGCGCACCTCGACGTCCTGCCCGATCGCGAGGCGCGAGGTCACCAGCCGGTACCCGCGGTCCACGAACGTCAGCGACGCCCGGCCGACGGTCCGCACGCCGCGCTGCACCCGCACGTCGAGCAGGTCGTCGAGCTCCGTGACGCCCAGCGCGCGCCCACCGAGGCGCACGTCGAAGGACGTGTGCACGAGCGGGTTGAGCCGGGCGGTCCCGACGTCCGTGCTCACGCGTCACCCCGCGGGACGGACAGGACGGTGCCGGGGCGCAGGTCCAGCGGGTCGTCGATGCCGTTGGCCTGCGCGAGCGCACGCCACCGCGTCGGGTCGCCGTAGTGCTGCGCGGCGATGCGGTCCAGCGTCTCGCCGGCCTGCACCCGGTGGACGCGGTGCGGCTGGGGCGTGCCCGACGTGGGGTTCTGCGGGCCGAACGCGCGCGACGGCTCGTACTGCCGCAGCTCCAGCCCCGCCCGGGCCCGCAGCGGGGTCCCCGACGCGGAGAAGTACGTGAACGTCAGCTCGAGGGCCGCGACCACCGCCGTGAACGAGTGCAGGTCGCCCCAGTGGAACGTGACGGTCGGCGGGCGGACGTTGCCCGTGGCCTCGTCCGCACCCGGCAGCGACGGGTCGACCTCCATGAGCTCCAGCAGGCGTCCGGTGTGCCGGGTGACGTCGGTGCCGTCGTGCGTGGTGTCGAAGAACAGGTCGACGCTGAGCACGCCGGACGACGACCCGGCGTACCGCAGCCGGGGCACGCCGCGGCCCGGGCGCGGGTCGCCCACCCAGTGGTTCTCCCGCGTGAGCTGCAGCTGCGCCGGGTTGAACAGGCAGGGCACCTTCTGCCCGCCCTCGATCTCGAGGAACGCCTTGACCGGGGCCGTCGTCGCCGTCATGAGAAGACCTCCCGCGTCCGGCGCCAGGTGCGCCTCTCGTCCTGCTCGGCCAGCCGTTCCTCGACGAGCCGCACGACGCGGTCGTCGAGCTCGTGCTCCAGCCACGACGTCAGCTCGGCGCGCAGCCGGCGCTCGACGTCCGCGTGGGGTGGGCGTACCTCGTCGTGCACGGGGGTCCTCTCCTGGCCGGCCGGCGGCAGCCACCGCCGGACGACGGTGGCGCCCGCGGCCGAGGCGGGGGTGGCAGGGGCGGCACCGGGCGCGCCGCGGGTGGCCGCGGGCGGGAGCCCGCCGGACGCGGGTGCCGTGGGCGGTGCGGTGACGGGGTCGTGGCGCACGACCGTGCGCGGCGGCAGCACCGTCAGGCGTCGGACGACGCCCGCCGCGGCGAACGCCGGGGCGGGTGTGAGGGCGCCGGCGACGGTCGCGTGCGCCCCGGACGTCGACGGGCCACCCGCCGCTGCGCGACCGGTGGGCACGCGGCTCCGTGCCCCGTGCGACGTCGGGTGCGGGACCGCGGGAACCGCCGGTGCGCCGGGCAGTCCCCGACCACGGGGGGTGCTCGGCGCGCCGAGCGGGGCGACGGACGTCCCGAGCCCGGGGACCGGTGCCCCGGCGCGCCCGGGGCCGCCACCGGACGCGAGGAGCGCGGCGGCCGACCCGCTGCCCCGGCGCGCGACGGCAGGGAGTACCGGTGCGGCGACGGCCGTGCGCAGCGCGCCGGCGGGCGCGGTGGCGCGGACCCCGACGGGCTGGACCGCACGGGCGAGCTCCCCGGCCCCCCGCAGCGACGCGACAGCGGGCGTGCGAGCCGCCGGACCGCCGGCGCGCACGACGGAGCGTCGCACCGCTCCTCCGGTGGGCGCCGGTCGGGGTGCCGACCCGGCGTGCCCGTGCGGGTCGCCGCCGGTGCCGACGGGTGTGCCACGGGCCGGTGCGGACGTCGCGCGCGGTGCGGCGGAGGCCGCGGCGAGCGGAGCCGCGACGGACCTCGCGGTGGCCGGTGCCGACGCGGGCGTCGCGGCAGGCGGTACCGACACGGGCGTCGCGGCACGGGACGTCGGGACGGGTGCCGCGCCGGGTCCCGCCGAACCGGGTCCCGTCGAACCGGGTTGCGCCGAGCCGGGTCCCGCCGAACCGGGTCGCGCCGGTCCGCCCGGCCGCGAGACAGCGGCCGGCACCATGACGTGGGTCGCGGCCTGCGGGGCGCGGGCCGCGGCGGCGACGGCCGGTGCTGCGGGGGCGAGCGACCGGCGCACGGTGCTCGGCTGCACGTCCTGGGCGCCCGCGGCGGGGCGCGACCCGACGGCCGGTCCGGCTGCCGGGGCGATGCCCGGGGCGACGGGCCCGACGGGACGGGCTCCTGCCCGGGCGCCGGTGGCCGGTGTGCGGGTGGCCGCCCGCAGGGAGGGGTGGGCGGCGGTGCCGTGACGCCCGACAGGCAGCGCGGGCGCACCCGTGCCGAGCCCGGCCGAGCGCCGCACGAGGCCGCGCCGGTGGCCGGCGCCCGGCACCCGCCCGGCGCTGCGCCCGGACGCGACCGGGCCGATGCCGTGCGCGCCGGGCATCGCCGACGCGGTGGCCAGGGAGCCTGCGTCGGACGATCCCGCCAGGGATCCGGGCACGCCCGGGCGACCCGTCAGGACGCGTCCGCGGTCGACGGCGCCCGACGCCGGGGGCAGGGCGGGGTCGCGACGGCCCGGGGCCCCCGCGGCGGACGGTGACGCCGGAGACCCGACCGCAGCGGGCCACGCCGGCACCGACAGGCCGGTCCGGTCGGATGCCGTCGTGGAGCGGGTCTCCGCAGCCCACCGCCGCACCGCAGCGACGGGCCCGCGACCCGAGAGGGTCGTGCCGGGGACGGAGACACGCACGTCGAGGTCGCGCGGCCCGCGCAGCGCCAGCGCGGCGCGGCGCACGGGCCCGGCGAGGGCAGCCGTCGCGGTCGGCAGACCGGCTGCCGGGTGGCGCACCGCGCCGGCGCGGGGTCCTGCGAGAGGTCGGTGCAGCGTCCCGACCCGTCCGGGCTGCTCGCCGGCGCCCGGGGAGGAGTGGGCGGGCGCGGGCGACCCGGTCGGCCCGCCCGTCGCACCCGCACCCCCGGCGAGGGGTCGGTCGGCGAGGGGTCGCTCCGGCCTCGCGCCGGCGGCGGGAGGCCGCCCGGGCTCCCGCGCGGCGGGGCCCGCGGTGCCGTCGGCGGCGGTGCGCCCGGTCGCGGTGCGCCCGGTCGCGGTGCGCCCGGTCGCAGGGCGCTCAGTTGCAGTCCGCTCGGTCGCAGTCCGCTCGGTTGCAGTCCGCTCGGTGACGGACCGGCGCGCGACCTCGGACGCGCGCTCGGCGCGCGCAGCCGCGTGGCGGCGCACCGCGGCACCCGCGTGGACCTGGCGGCGCACCAGCGCACCCCCGGGACCGGGGCGACCGGAGGGGGCAGCGGCGCTGCCGGGGACCGTCGGGCTCGTCGGCGCCGCAGCGCCCGGCGCGGGACGGCCGGGAGACGGCTGCTGCGGCGCCGTGGTCGGCCCCGGGCGGCCCCGGGCGGTCCGGCGTCGTGGGGCGACGTCGGAGGGGGTGGTCATGGTGCCGACCGCGCGGACCGCGTCGGGCAGGCGCATCGGCACGACGCGCGGCGCGAGGCGTGCCTGGACCGCGCCGGGGCGGTGGCCGCGCTCGTCGGGCAGCCGGTCCGCCGAACGCGGCAGGCCACGCGGGCGGCCACCGAGAGCGGCGACGACGCCGGCGTCCTGCGCGGCGCGTGCCCGACGCTCGGCGGCCAGGCCGGGCGACCACCAGCGGGGCGGACGCACGTCGTCGACCACGCGGACCGGGGCGGGCGCGGCGGCGGGGCCCGCGAGCGCGCGCCGCACGGCCACGGGGCGTCCGGTGCCGGCCGCGAACCGCACGGCGGCGGACGCGAGCGACCCGATCGCGGCGGGGCGCGCCCGGCCGACGGGGCCGGGCCGCCGCCACCGCTGCGCGACGGCGGCGCCCAGCGGGGTCGCCGGGGTCGGCCGCGGAGCGCCCGGGCCCGTCACCGCGTCACCGCGCGGAACCCGTGGTGCGCGACCTCGAGGGACTCGGTCAGGGGTGCGTCGGAGTCGGCGGACAGCGCCGGGCCCGTCCAGCTCACGGCGAAGACGCCGTCGAGCTCCCACGAGCGCATGCGGTTGCCCCGGTCGTCGAGGACGGTCACGGCGCCGGTGGCGCGCGTGAGGGTGTCGCCGTTGCCGGCGAAGCCCTGCCCGGAGGACCGCTGCACCCAGCCGAAGAGCGCGTCGGACTGCACCATGCCGCGCGTGAACACCAGGTGCGGCCAGCGCATCACGCCGGGCAGCTGGTGCACGTACCCGTTCTGGCCGCCCTCGACGTGCTCGACGACGTCGACGTCGAGGCGCAGGCCCTGCACCTCGCGGAACGTGCCGATCTCCACGCCGTCGACCTCCAGCAGGAACCTGCCGGACGTCGTCGGCACACCACCGCCCAGGGGCGTCTGCTCAGACACTGTCGCGCACCGCCTCCCACGCCTGCTCGTTCATCGCCGCGACCGCCCGCACCATGCGGACCCGGTCGAGGTGCTCGAGGTCCAGCAGGTCGTCGAGCGGCCAGTGCAGGTGGTACGCCAGGTAGGCGATCTCCTGCCAGACCGCGTCGACCGGGTAGCGCAGCACCGTCCGCTCACCGGGTCTCGGCCGGGAGCTCCTCGATCGCCGAGCGCGCCGGACGCGCGGACGGCACGAAGCCCGCGTCCGGGACGTCGGCGGCCGGGGTCGGCTCCTCGACGGCGGCGGGCGCCGCGGGGGCCACGGCGGCCACGTCGTCCTGGCCGGCCAGGAACTCCTCGACCTCGGCGGGGGTGCCGAAGTTGATGACGCCGTAGAAGTCCTGCAGGTACGCCAGGTCGGCGGCGAACAGGCCCTCGATCTCGTGCGTCGTCACCAGCTCCAGCGCCCCCAGGCGCTCGACGACCCGCGCGAGCACCACGACGGTCAGCCGCGGGTCGTCCGGGCCGCTGATCGTGGGGTCGCGCAGCGGCTCGAGCTCGTCGCGCGCCGTCGCCAGGCGCATGACGCCCTGCCGGTGCAGCGC
This region includes:
- the map gene encoding type I methionyl aminopeptidase produces the protein MIEILSPSEVSRARDTGALVAEILQTLRRRATVGTNLLEIDRWAQQMIVDAGAQSCYVDYAPSFGRGPFGHYICTAVNDAVLHGLPHDYALRDGDLLTLDLAVSLRGIAADSAISFVVGTPRDPADVALIETTERALAAAIAAARPGARVGDLSHAIGTVLTDAGYPVNTEFGGHGIGTTMHQDPHVPNTGRPGRGYPLRPGLLLALEPWVMADTDRLVTDPDGWTLRSATGCRTAHSEHTVAITQDGAEILTLPR
- a CDS encoding phage tail protein — protein: MGRADDWLLAQLPGGMVAEDFFARFVRIFQAEAETLLAHPDSLPHLADPRLAPPEMVRYLARWIGLPGLDADLPDDLQRDLLVAGAAALPWRGTAHGLRLLLEGYTGGPARVVDGGGVHPLGEEPDDDTAWVRLEATTPGRLTQDELVELVRAEVPAHVRVELVVGGRTVWPRPEEGSR
- a CDS encoding putative baseplate assembly protein, with product MPPLDPPNLDDRRFQDIVDETKRLIPRFTPEWTNHNLSDPGVALVELFAWVGEMVLYRVNQVPDRMYAHFLELVGVEPFPPSVARTRLTFLLAAPATEPVVVPAGTTVSTVTVGGQDAVVFATSAEAVAVPPVLVAARTAGPDGAASTDAWEALQVPGESVRCFPSSPIRDGDALYLGCTGPLADLVLRLDVTAHAEGIGVDPTRPPLAWEVWSGEAWVPTVVDDDTTGGLNRDGTVTLLVGDRHAPLTIGGTTAYWLRARLLDRADGRPAYQASPHVGSVQVRTVGVGVPAEHAQAMPAEVLGRSDGRPGQRFAVSAAPVATRRPDERVVVVDRTGATEWDEVPDFSASGPDDRHVVWDSATGEVRFGPAVRQPDGRTRRHGAVPPDGAQVRVTGYRTGGGSRGNVGARTLTSLRTALPSVRSVTNLVPATGGVDAETVEEAKVRGPLALRAGQRAVTASDFEQVVRQASVEVARARCLVVPPDGPVRPVHVLLVPQVRTDPRSHTIDDFVLSPRLLDTVAAELDRRRTVGVSVGLGAPYYHGVSVAALVRAVPGRPAQAVRERVVEALTRFVHPLVGGPQGTGWPFGQTLTATAVAQVVEGVDGVLGVDEVTLFGYDLRNGRRVGEGRESLTIDADTLLLSAGHRVVVR
- a CDS encoding GPW/gp25 family protein, with product MSDLQHPSARMTAAADFVGRGFAWPFAVDHTGSIAMTDGTGDVEDAMRVVLLTAPGERLMRPAFGCRIWDLLFEPITPNLVGLVRQAVRDALAQWEPRVDVEDVRPVQDPGESGLLHIQIDYRVRSTNDRRNLVFPFYVIPREDS
- a CDS encoding phage baseplate assembly protein V, with the protein product MSTDVGTARLNPLVHTSFDVRLGGRALGVTELDDLLDVRVQRGVRTVGRASLTFVDRGYRLVTSRLAIGQDVEVRVDGTALFTGTVTALGTRADDRGSTTTVTAHDGAYALTTDAGVVARANVDASQVVAELARAARLTVQGWPVARTEPWHLQADSPLGLVDELAVASGLDWVVDGTTLRVWRRADGTASGSRRPRLTVGVDLEELSARQVGRPDATYVVQGWDAATTTSVRATADAPAPRAGFTARVDAGGATPQIQVGGLQVRSAEEARVRAQAVAARHGRVEAQGRGPLLPEVVPGGEVEVVEGGPLDGTYYVQEVEHRFDGRASRTTFVAGDREPVRLGGATGERAVRSARHTGLVVATVNSTDDPDRLGRVRVTFVTASDRTSSDWARVLAPGGGSAGGMVLQHEPGDEVLVAFEGGDVSRPVVLGGLHSAQALPPQTVRAQGGPRVRALHSRHGQRLVLGDGESGDDAYVELALGAAGHGLRISQQRAVLEVGQVPLRIVAGSSSIELDGTGKVTVRGTDVAVQADNELRLKGTTVRIEGTAKVEVTGAQVALKASGTAEVSASGPTKVVGNPVAIN
- a CDS encoding CIS tube protein; this translates as MTATTAPVKAFLEIEGGQKVPCLFNPAQLQLTRENHWVGDPRPGRGVPRLRYAGSSSGVLSVDLFFDTTHDGTDVTRHTGRLLELMEVDPSLPGADEATGNVRPPTVTFHWGDLHSFTAVVAALELTFTYFSASGTPLRARAGLELRQYEPSRAFGPQNPTSGTPQPHRVHRVQAGETLDRIAAQHYGDPTRWRALAQANGIDDPLDLRPGTVLSVPRGDA
- a CDS encoding phage tail protein; the encoded protein is MSEQTPLGGGVPTTSGRFLLEVDGVEIGTFREVQGLRLDVDVVEHVEGGQNGYVHQLPGVMRWPHLVFTRGMVQSDALFGWVQRSSGQGFAGNGDTLTRATGAVTVLDDRGNRMRSWELDGVFAVSWTGPALSADSDAPLTESLEVAHHGFRAVTR
- a CDS encoding DUF6760 family protein, which gives rise to MLRYPVDAVWQEIAYLAYHLHWPLDDLLDLEHLDRVRMVRAVAAMNEQAWEAVRDSV